One stretch of Streptococcus australis DNA includes these proteins:
- the comE gene encoding competence system response regulator transcription factor ComE gives MKVLILEDVIEHQVRLERILNEISEESNIPISYKTTGKVREFKEYIENDEVNQLYFLDIDIHGIEKKGFEVAQFIRHHNPYAIIVFITSRSEFATLTYKYQVSALDFVDKDINDELFKKRIEQSIFYTKSMLLENEDVVDYFDYNYKGNDLKIPYHDILYIETTGVSHKLRIIGKNFAKEFYGTMTDIQEKDKHTQRFYCSHKSFLVNVGNVREIDRKNLEVVFYEDHRCPITRLKVRKLKDILEKKTKK, from the coding sequence ATGAAAGTACTAATTTTAGAAGATGTTATTGAGCATCAAGTGAGACTTGAGAGAATATTGAATGAAATTTCAGAGGAATCAAATATTCCTATTTCATATAAGACAACAGGAAAAGTTCGTGAGTTTAAGGAATATATCGAAAATGATGAAGTTAACCAGCTTTATTTCCTAGATATCGATATTCATGGAATTGAGAAAAAGGGCTTTGAAGTGGCACAGTTTATTCGCCATCACAATCCCTATGCTATTATTGTTTTTATTACTAGTCGATCTGAATTTGCTACTTTGACTTACAAATACCAGGTATCAGCCCTAGATTTTGTTGATAAAGACATCAATGATGAATTGTTTAAAAAACGTATCGAGCAGAGTATTTTTTACACTAAGAGCATGTTGCTTGAAAACGAAGATGTTGTAGACTATTTTGATTATAACTATAAGGGAAATGATTTGAAAATCCCTTACCATGATATTTTGTATATCGAAACCACAGGTGTTTCTCATAAACTGCGAATTATTGGTAAGAATTTTGCTAAAGAGTTCTATGGAACCATGACAGATATTCAGGAAAAGGACAAACATACCCAGAGATTTTATTGCTCCCATAAATCTTTTCTTGTTAATGTGGGAAATGTTAGAGAAATTGATCGAAAAAATTTAGAAGTTGTTTTCTATGAAGATCATCGTTGCCCGATTACTCGTTTGAAAGTTCGCAAACTGAAAGATATTCTGGAGAAAAAAACTAAAAAGTGA
- a CDS encoding YfhO family protein, producing MKSFFKTYWTYFISFIIPVVIMSGVYLSQGIYWNSDTSPLLGDGFHQYVIFDVALRNILHGNGSLFYTFTSGLGLNFYALSSYYLGSFLSPLVYFFNLSNMPDAVYLTTLLKFGLIGLSTFFSLNRLFKDIPKSLKLSLSTSYALMSFTVSQLEIKTWLDVFILIPLIITGLHMLITEKKRLLYFTSLSILFIQNYYFGYMTALFLIFWYLCQISWDFKNRKSSFLDFVVTSFLAGMASLIMTLPTLFDLQTHGEKLTAITKLKTDSSWYLDIFAKQFIGSFDTTKYGSIPMIFVGLLPFILTILFFTIKSIRFHVKLTYAVFFTFLITSFYIEALDLFWQGMHTPNMFLHRYAWIFSTLLIYTAAEVLNRLKELKLWNLFLSLFLVLAGFLATVYFKSHYSFLTDLNILLTLEFLLVYALLLLAIIRKFISVNLFAILLSLFITAEISLNASVQMEGIAKEWAFASRSAYNRDVTAMESIIKQIDNPFTRTEKLQIQTGNDSMKFNYNGISQFSSVRNRSASTSLDKLGFKSSGTNLNLRYANNSILADSLFGIQYNISETPLDKYGFQEIYQKDHLTLYKNQLSLPIAFATQSIYTDVNFNNHTLDNQALFINQLANLNLDYFYPIAYDKTDNSDGLTSITSSTNEDAKIDYQIEVPQNSQVYLSFSNLHFTNDKQKKVDIFVNGEKKTFTTDNAFNFFNLGYTEEQKTFNISVSFPGNSQVSFESPTFYRLDTQALTEAIQRIKEQPVEVSTSKNKVFAIYEVKQDTSIFFTIPYDKGWSAYQDGKKLEIKQAQTGFMKVDVPKGKGTITLSFIPNGFVIGAACSLTALLLFGIYNHRRNLSKTEKD from the coding sequence ATGAAATCATTTTTTAAAACATATTGGACCTATTTTATTTCTTTCATCATTCCTGTAGTGATTATGTCTGGAGTATATCTATCTCAAGGTATCTACTGGAATAGTGATACATCCCCACTATTAGGAGACGGTTTTCATCAATACGTTATTTTTGATGTGGCTTTACGGAATATTCTACATGGGAATGGTAGTTTATTTTACACCTTTACAAGTGGCCTCGGACTGAATTTCTATGCTCTATCTAGTTATTACTTGGGTAGTTTTCTCTCACCTCTAGTTTACTTTTTTAATCTCTCAAATATGCCAGATGCTGTATATCTGACAACACTCTTAAAGTTTGGCTTGATTGGATTGTCAACCTTCTTTAGTCTAAATAGATTATTTAAAGATATTCCGAAATCTTTAAAACTATCCTTATCTACTTCCTATGCTCTAATGAGCTTTACCGTTAGTCAGTTAGAGATAAAAACCTGGCTAGATGTTTTTATCTTGATTCCTTTAATTATAACTGGCTTACACATGCTTATAACAGAAAAGAAGCGCCTGCTATACTTTACAAGTCTGTCAATCTTGTTTATTCAAAACTACTATTTTGGCTATATGACAGCATTGTTTCTAATTTTCTGGTATCTCTGCCAAATTTCTTGGGACTTTAAAAATCGAAAATCATCTTTTCTTGATTTTGTTGTTACCTCCTTTTTAGCAGGAATGGCTAGTTTGATTATGACTCTTCCTACATTGTTTGATTTACAAACTCATGGAGAGAAGTTAACTGCTATCACAAAATTAAAGACAGACAGTAGCTGGTATTTGGATATTTTCGCAAAACAATTCATTGGATCTTTTGATACAACTAAGTATGGATCTATCCCAATGATTTTTGTTGGATTGCTTCCTTTTATTTTAACCATTCTATTTTTCACAATAAAATCCATAAGGTTTCACGTGAAACTTACCTATGCAGTCTTCTTCACTTTTTTAATAACAAGCTTTTACATTGAGGCACTTGATTTATTTTGGCAGGGGATGCATACTCCAAATATGTTTTTGCATCGCTATGCTTGGATTTTTTCTACTCTGTTAATTTATACTGCAGCAGAAGTCTTAAATCGTCTGAAAGAACTGAAGCTATGGAATCTATTTCTGTCACTGTTTCTTGTACTAGCAGGATTTTTGGCTACTGTATACTTTAAATCACACTATTCTTTTTTAACAGATTTGAATATCCTACTCACTCTTGAATTTCTCCTAGTTTATGCTCTTTTACTCCTTGCAATCATCAGAAAATTTATCTCTGTAAATCTATTTGCAATTCTTTTGTCTTTATTTATAACAGCTGAGATAAGCCTAAATGCTTCAGTTCAAATGGAAGGAATAGCCAAAGAATGGGCCTTTGCTTCTCGTAGCGCCTATAATAGAGATGTCACTGCTATGGAATCCATTATAAAACAAATTGACAATCCATTTACACGTACTGAGAAACTGCAAATTCAAACAGGAAATGACAGTATGAAATTTAACTACAATGGAATCTCTCAATTCTCGTCTGTACGAAATCGTTCAGCTAGCACTAGTTTAGATAAACTTGGATTCAAATCCTCTGGAACCAATCTCAATCTCCGTTATGCAAATAACAGCATTTTGGCGGACAGTTTATTTGGAATCCAGTATAATATTTCAGAAACTCCCCTTGATAAATATGGATTTCAAGAGATTTATCAAAAGGATCATTTAACCTTATATAAAAATCAACTTTCCCTCCCCATTGCTTTTGCTACTCAATCTATTTACACAGATGTAAACTTTAATAATCATACTCTGGATAATCAGGCTTTGTTTATAAACCAGCTTGCTAATCTCAACTTAGATTACTTCTATCCAATAGCTTATGATAAAACAGATAATTCTGATGGTTTAACAAGCATCACAAGTTCTACGAATGAGGATGCAAAGATTGATTATCAGATTGAAGTTCCTCAAAATAGTCAAGTCTATCTCTCTTTTTCAAACCTTCATTTTACTAATGATAAACAAAAGAAGGTTGACATCTTTGTCAATGGAGAAAAGAAGACTTTTACAACTGACAATGCTTTCAATTTCTTTAATTTAGGCTATACTGAGGAACAAAAAACTTTCAATATCAGTGTTAGCTTTCCCGGAAATTCTCAAGTGTCATTTGAATCTCCAACCTTCTATCGTTTAGATACCCAAGCTTTGACTGAGGCAATCCAGAGGATTAAAGAACAGCCTGTAGAAGTATCCACTTCTAAAAATAAAGTCTTTGCTATATATGAAGTCAAACAGGATACCTCTATTTTCTTCACCATTCCTTATGACAAAGGTTGGTCTGCTTATCAAGATGGGAAAAAACTTGAAATCAAGCAGGCTCAGACTGGTTTTATGAAAGTTGATGTTCCAAAGGGAAAAGGCACCATTACACTTTCCTTTATCCCCAATGGTTTTGTTATTGGAGCAGCCTGCTCACTAACTGCCCTTCTTCTTTTTGGGATCTATAATCACAGACGAAATTTATCTAAGACAGAAAAAGATTGA
- a CDS encoding ATP-binding cassette domain-containing protein, whose product MLTVSDVSLRFSDRKLFDDVNIKFTEGNTYGLIGANGAGKSTFLKILAGDIEPTTGHISLGPDERLSVLRQNHFDYEDERAIDVVIMGNEKLYSIMKEKDAIYMKEDFSDEDGVRAAELEGEFAELGGWEAESEASQLLQNLNIPEELHYQNMSELANGEKVKVLLAKALFGKPDVLLLDEPTNGLDIQSITWLEDFLIDFDNTVIVVSHDRHFLNKVCTHMADLDFGKIKLYVGNYDFWKESSELAAKLLADRNAKAEEKIKQLQEFVARFSANASKSRQATSRKKMLDKIELEEIVPSSRKYPFINFKAEREIGNDLLTVENLTVKIDGETILDNISFILRPGDKTALIGQNDIQTTALIRAIMGDIDYEGTVKWGVTTSRSYLPKDNSADFAGGESILDWLRQFASKEEDDNTFLRGFLGRMLFSGDEVNKPVNVLSGGEKVRVMLSKLMLLKSNVLVLDDPTNHLDLESISSLNDGLKNFKESIIFASHDHEFIQTLANHIIVLSKNGVIDRIDETYDEFLENAEVQAKVKDLWKD is encoded by the coding sequence TTGCTTACAGTATCTGATGTTTCACTACGTTTTAGTGATCGCAAACTTTTTGATGATGTCAACATCAAATTTACAGAAGGAAATACGTACGGATTAATTGGTGCTAATGGTGCTGGGAAGTCTACATTCTTAAAAATTTTAGCTGGTGATATCGAACCTACAACGGGTCACATCTCTCTTGGTCCAGATGAACGTCTCTCTGTTCTTCGTCAAAATCACTTTGACTATGAAGATGAACGTGCAATTGATGTCGTTATCATGGGAAATGAAAAACTCTATAGCATTATGAAAGAGAAAGATGCTATTTACATGAAGGAAGATTTTTCTGATGAAGATGGTGTTCGTGCAGCTGAACTTGAAGGTGAATTTGCCGAACTAGGTGGTTGGGAAGCAGAGAGTGAAGCATCTCAACTACTTCAAAACCTAAATATTCCAGAAGAATTGCACTACCAAAACATGAGCGAATTGGCAAATGGTGAAAAAGTAAAAGTTCTCCTTGCCAAAGCACTTTTCGGTAAACCAGATGTTCTGCTCTTGGACGAGCCAACCAACGGTTTGGATATCCAATCAATTACATGGCTAGAAGACTTCTTGATTGACTTTGATAACACAGTTATCGTTGTATCCCACGACCGCCACTTCTTAAACAAAGTATGTACTCACATGGCCGACCTTGACTTTGGAAAAATCAAACTCTATGTCGGAAACTATGACTTCTGGAAGGAATCTTCTGAGCTTGCTGCGAAATTGCTAGCAGACCGTAATGCCAAAGCGGAAGAAAAAATTAAGCAATTACAAGAATTCGTTGCTCGATTCTCCGCCAACGCTTCTAAGTCAAGACAGGCAACGTCTCGTAAAAAAATGCTTGATAAGATTGAATTAGAAGAAATTGTTCCATCCAGTCGTAAATATCCATTTATCAACTTTAAAGCAGAGCGTGAGATTGGTAACGATCTCTTGACAGTAGAAAATCTAACTGTAAAGATTGATGGTGAGACTATTTTAGATAATATCAGCTTCATCTTGCGTCCAGGTGATAAGACAGCTCTTATTGGACAAAATGACATCCAAACAACTGCATTAATTCGTGCAATCATGGGTGACATTGACTATGAAGGAACTGTTAAGTGGGGAGTTACTACTAGTCGCTCTTACTTACCAAAAGATAACTCTGCTGATTTTGCAGGAGGAGAATCAATTCTTGACTGGTTGCGTCAATTTGCAAGTAAAGAAGAAGACGATAATACCTTCTTACGTGGTTTCCTTGGTCGTATGCTCTTCTCTGGTGATGAGGTTAACAAACCTGTAAATGTCTTGTCAGGGGGAGAAAAAGTTCGTGTCATGCTTTCAAAACTTATGCTTTTGAAATCAAATGTCCTTGTACTTGATGATCCAACAAATCACTTAGACTTAGAATCTATCTCAAGTTTGAACGATGGATTGAAAAACTTCAAAGAATCGATCATCTTTGCCAGTCATGACCACGAGTTCATTCAAACTTTGGCAAACCATATTATTGTTTTGTCTAAGAATGGCGTCATCGATCGCATCGATGAAACCTATGATGAATTCCTAGAAAATGCAGAAGTACAAGCAAAAGTCAAAGACCTTTGGAAAGACTAA
- the comC gene encoding competence-stimulating peptide ComC, with protein MKNTVKLEQFTKLTEKELQEIQGGELRIPDVIRSFLFQKRK; from the coding sequence ATGAAAAACACAGTTAAATTGGAACAATTCACAAAGCTTACAGAGAAAGAATTGCAGGAGATTCAAGGTGGGGAATTGAGAATTCCAGACGTAATACGCAGTTTTCTTTTTCAAAAAAGAAAATAA
- a CDS encoding YhgE/Pip domain-containing protein encodes MFKEWKAIFKKPIFIIVMIGISLIPALYNIIFLSSMWDPYGKLSELPVAVVNKDKEASYNGQTMTIGEDMVSNLKENKTLDFHFVNEEEGKKGLEDGDYYMVVTLPSDLSEKATSILTNHPEQMQIDYQTSSGHSFIASKMSDSAMTQLKQTVSTHVTETYTKALFQKLNDLKSGINKAADGSEQLANGANQLVTGSQTLTANLNTLANSSVTFSNGADQFTKGLSAYVSAIEQLHLGLGAFNSGLQSYTNAVSQVDTGLGKLSSKTPELVTGINQLNTGIKSYTGGVSQLDAGLSQFSVGVNAYTSSVEKLSSGTSQLSNQSDTLRDGIEQLNTGIKEISSQLGSSSQQNEQITQLATSLGELNKILQALTISDNTQLKSTLSEALPNLTTLAQDIVTKSQTEQKKTIANLQSTATYQSLTEEQKKELTEAISKNSNSTIESARTILTTVGGLKESIENSEQQVTNLSDVQAKANQLLPVASSSLTTLSNGFTKLQTALDNQLVPGSQSIEKGVVNYTKGLNTISIGANKLSEKNANLTTSLDQLVSRSSKLTENTSTLTAGADALAGKTPELVSGIESLSSGSAQLNNKSPELIAGLTKLQFGSDQLTDKSTQLLSAASQLGSGAMKIADGTGKLAEGGTSLTSGLEDLQTGVDSLGQGLGNANNQLKSASTESENAETLSEPLVLSKRDNDQVPVNGIAMAPYMISVALFVAAISTNMIFAKLPSGRHPESRWAWLKSRSEINGIIAILAGVLVYGGVHLIGLTANHEMRTLILIIITSLAFMSMVTALTTWNSRIGAFFSLILLLLQLASSAGTYPLALTNDFFKGINPWLPMSYSVSGLRQTISMTGNIHHQVIFLIITLALFTALGMLAYQPKKMEED; translated from the coding sequence ATGTTTAAAGAATGGAAAGCAATATTTAAAAAACCAATCTTTATCATTGTAATGATAGGGATTTCTCTCATTCCAGCTTTATACAACATTATATTTTTATCATCCATGTGGGATCCTTATGGGAAATTATCAGAGCTACCTGTTGCAGTTGTCAATAAAGATAAGGAAGCTTCTTATAATGGACAGACGATGACAATAGGTGAAGACATGGTGTCTAATTTAAAAGAAAATAAGACTCTAGATTTTCATTTTGTTAATGAAGAGGAAGGGAAAAAAGGTCTAGAAGATGGTGACTACTACATGGTAGTAACTTTACCAAGTGACTTATCTGAAAAGGCTACTTCTATCCTAACTAATCATCCTGAACAGATGCAGATTGATTATCAGACGTCAAGTGGGCATAGTTTTATTGCAAGTAAGATGAGTGATTCTGCTATGACACAATTAAAACAAACCGTTTCTACTCATGTTACTGAAACGTATACCAAGGCTTTATTTCAAAAATTGAATGACTTGAAGTCTGGGATAAACAAGGCAGCTGATGGAAGTGAACAATTGGCTAATGGAGCAAATCAGTTGGTGACGGGAAGTCAAACATTGACGGCAAATCTTAATACTCTAGCTAACTCAAGTGTAACTTTTTCAAATGGAGCTGATCAATTTACAAAAGGCTTGTCTGCCTATGTATCTGCCATAGAGCAATTACATCTTGGTTTAGGGGCTTTTAATAGTGGTTTACAAAGTTATACAAATGCCGTTTCACAAGTTGACACTGGACTTGGTAAATTATCTTCAAAAACTCCTGAGTTGGTGACAGGTATAAATCAGCTAAATACAGGCATAAAGTCTTACACAGGTGGCGTTTCACAACTGGATGCAGGTCTCAGTCAATTTTCAGTTGGTGTAAATGCTTATACAAGTAGTGTAGAAAAACTTTCCAGCGGAACGAGTCAATTATCCAACCAATCAGATACACTAAGAGATGGAATAGAGCAATTAAATACTGGTATTAAAGAAATTTCAAGTCAATTGGGATCTTCATCTCAACAAAATGAACAAATAACTCAATTGGCGACTAGTCTAGGGGAACTGAATAAAATACTACAAGCTCTTACGATATCGGATAATACTCAACTGAAAAGTACATTATCAGAAGCTTTGCCAAATCTAACAACTCTTGCTCAGGATATTGTAACCAAAAGTCAGACAGAACAAAAGAAAACTATAGCTAACCTTCAATCAACAGCTACTTATCAATCTCTCACAGAGGAACAGAAGAAAGAACTGACAGAAGCTATTTCTAAAAATTCTAATTCTACTATTGAGTCAGCAAGAACAATTTTAACGACAGTAGGGGGATTAAAAGAAAGTATAGAGAATTCAGAACAACAAGTAACTAATCTATCTGATGTGCAGGCGAAAGCAAATCAACTCTTACCTGTAGCATCTAGCTCCTTGACAACATTGTCAAATGGATTTACAAAATTGCAAACTGCTTTAGATAATCAGTTGGTTCCAGGAAGTCAGTCAATTGAAAAAGGGGTTGTAAACTATACTAAGGGACTGAACACAATTTCTATAGGTGCCAATAAACTAAGTGAAAAGAATGCAAACTTAACAACTAGTCTAGATCAATTAGTTTCTAGATCAAGTAAGTTGACAGAAAATACATCAACCTTGACAGCTGGAGCAGATGCGTTAGCTGGAAAAACTCCAGAATTAGTATCAGGTATAGAAAGTTTGTCATCTGGTTCTGCTCAATTGAATAATAAGAGTCCAGAGCTAATAGCAGGTCTTACTAAATTACAATTTGGCTCTGATCAATTAACAGATAAATCAACACAGTTACTTTCTGCAGCATCTCAACTAGGAAGTGGTGCTATGAAGATTGCAGATGGTACTGGAAAACTAGCAGAAGGTGGAACAAGCTTAACCTCTGGTCTTGAAGATTTACAGACAGGAGTTGATTCATTAGGACAAGGATTAGGAAATGCTAATAATCAGCTCAAATCAGCTTCAACAGAATCTGAAAATGCAGAAACATTATCTGAGCCTCTAGTTCTTTCAAAAAGAGATAATGATCAAGTTCCTGTAAATGGGATTGCCATGGCTCCTTATATGATATCAGTTGCTCTTTTTGTTGCTGCTATATCTACCAATATGATTTTTGCGAAGTTACCTTCTGGACGTCATCCAGAGAGTCGTTGGGCTTGGTTGAAGTCTCGTTCTGAAATAAATGGGATTATAGCTATCTTAGCAGGTGTCCTAGTTTATGGAGGTGTCCATCTTATTGGATTGACTGCTAATCATGAGATGAGAACCTTGATTCTGATTATAATCACAAGTTTAGCTTTCATGTCTATGGTGACAGCTTTAACAACTTGGAATAGCCGTATAGGAGCTTTCTTCTCTCTTATTTTACTTTTATTACAGTTAGCATCAAGTGCAGGGACCTATCCCCTTGCTTTAACAAATGATTTCTTCAAAGGTATCAATCCTTGGTTACCAATGAGTTACTCTGTATCAGGCTTACGACAAACAATCTCTATGACAGGAAATATTCATCATCAAGTGATTTTCCTTATTATAACTCTAGCTTTATTTACTGCTTTAGGTATGCTAGCTTATCAACCTAAGAAAATGGAAGAAGATTAA
- the comD gene encoding competence system sensor histidine kinase ComD: MNLFGLAMVILGLFILSRNYEWICKTTIKELYVFSIWLFILQLVVEFFFYFVSLHGLGVEKFLFPLVIYGYLRGLKKYDRYKGIFISLLISLLYHTTHTFISVTLSSITGDGFVIEHEGMFYLGVLLLTYFVIKKIITYFHLELTYFDKDYLYPFLKKVLYAFIFLHIVSFISDIVSTISHLNSFGSILSSVVFVGLLLTFFAMNSYKVQVEKEIALKQKKFEQKHLQNYTDEIVGLYNEIRGFRHDYAGMLVSMQMAIDSEDLQEIDRIYNEVLVKANQKLRSEKYTYFDLNNIEDSALRSLIAQSIVYARNNDVEFTLEVKDIITRLSMDLLDLVRIMSILLNNAVEGAADSYLKQMEVAVIKMDFETVIVIQNSCKITMTPSENLFALGFSTKGRNRGLGLNNVNEILDKYDNIILETEMEDNTFRQIIRFKRDFE, encoded by the coding sequence ATGAATTTATTCGGATTGGCAATGGTTATTCTAGGTCTTTTTATTCTTAGCAGAAATTATGAATGGATTTGTAAAACAACTATAAAAGAATTATATGTGTTCAGTATTTGGCTATTTATATTACAGTTAGTAGTTGAATTTTTCTTTTATTTTGTATCTTTACATGGATTAGGGGTAGAGAAATTTTTATTCCCTTTAGTTATATATGGTTATTTAAGAGGATTAAAGAAATATGATAGGTATAAAGGAATCTTTATTAGTTTATTAATTTCTCTTTTATATCACACTACCCATACATTCATATCAGTAACCCTATCCTCTATAACAGGTGATGGTTTTGTCATAGAACATGAAGGGATGTTTTATTTAGGAGTACTATTACTAACATATTTTGTTATTAAAAAAATTATTACCTATTTCCATTTAGAACTTACCTATTTTGACAAAGACTATCTCTATCCTTTTTTGAAAAAAGTGCTATATGCATTTATCTTCCTACATATCGTCTCTTTTATTTCAGATATCGTGAGTACTATTTCTCATTTAAATAGTTTTGGAAGTATTTTATCATCCGTAGTTTTTGTTGGGCTCCTTTTGACCTTCTTTGCAATGAACTCTTACAAGGTTCAAGTTGAAAAAGAGATTGCTTTGAAGCAGAAGAAATTTGAACAAAAGCATTTACAGAATTATACAGATGAAATTGTAGGTTTGTATAATGAAATTCGAGGTTTTCGTCATGACTATGCAGGTATGCTTGTCAGCATGCAGATGGCAATTGACAGTGAAGATTTACAAGAAATTGACAGAATTTACAATGAAGTATTAGTAAAAGCGAATCAAAAACTGCGTTCAGAGAAATATACTTACTTTGATTTGAATAACATAGAAGATTCAGCTTTACGTAGTTTGATTGCTCAATCCATTGTCTATGCACGAAATAATGATGTAGAGTTTACATTGGAAGTAAAGGATATTATTACTAGATTGTCAATGGATTTACTTGATCTTGTTCGCATCATGAGTATTCTCTTAAATAATGCAGTTGAAGGTGCTGCAGACAGTTACTTGAAACAAATGGAAGTTGCAGTCATTAAAATGGATTTTGAAACAGTTATAGTCATCCAAAATTCATGTAAAATCACTATGACGCCTTCAGAAAACTTATTTGCCTTAGGTTTCTCTACTAAGGGAAGGAATAGAGGCCTAGGACTTAATAATGTCAATGAGATTTTAGATAAGTATGACAACATTATTTTAGAAACAGAGATGGAAGACAACACATTTAGACAAATTATTAGATTTAAGAGGGATTTTGAATGA
- a CDS encoding TetR/AcrR family transcriptional regulator: MKESNKRLKTKRTIENAMVQLLMEQPFDQISTVKLAEKAGISRSSFYTHYKDKYDMIEHYQSKLFHTFEYIFQKHADHKRDAILEVFEYLESEPLLAALLSENGTKEIQNFLRNKFHIILSTDLQKRFMKLQLNPIELEYSSIYLTNALFGVCQTWIAHGKKESPQEMTDFLIKMLGDTN, from the coding sequence ATGAAAGAAAGTAACAAACGCTTAAAAACAAAACGTACTATTGAAAATGCTATGGTACAATTACTGATGGAACAACCCTTTGATCAAATTTCTACGGTCAAGTTAGCTGAAAAAGCCGGAATTAGTCGTTCCAGCTTCTATACTCACTATAAAGACAAGTATGATATGATTGAACACTACCAAAGTAAACTCTTTCATACTTTTGAATATATTTTTCAAAAACATGCTGATCACAAAAGAGATGCTATTTTAGAAGTGTTTGAATATCTAGAATCTGAACCACTCTTGGCTGCACTCTTATCTGAAAATGGTACAAAAGAAATCCAAAATTTCTTGAGAAATAAGTTTCATATTATACTTAGCACTGACCTTCAGAAACGCTTTATGAAACTACAACTAAATCCAATTGAATTAGAATACAGTAGCATTTATCTAACAAATGCCCTATTTGGAGTTTGCCAGACCTGGATTGCTCACGGAAAAAAAGAAAGCCCGCAAGAAATGACAGACTTCCTTATAAAAATGTTAGGTGATACAAACTAA
- the trpS gene encoding tryptophan--tRNA ligase, which produces MTKPIILTGDRPTGKLHIGHYVGSLKNRVLLQEEDKYEMFVFLADQQALTDHAKDPQTIVESIGNVALDYLAVGLDPSKSTIFIQSQIPELAELSMYYMNLVSLARLERNPTVKTEIAQKGFGESIPTGFLVYPIAQAADITAFKANYVPVGTDQKPMIEQTREIVRSFNNAYHCDVLVEPEGIYPENERAGRLPGLDGNAKMSKSLNNGIYLADDAHTLRKKVMSMYTDPDHIRVEDPGKIEGNMVFHYLDVFGRPEDAQEIAEMKEHYQRGGLGDVKTKRYLLEILERELGPIRERRIEFAKDMGEVYNMLQKGSEKAREVAGQTLSEVKEAMGLHYFK; this is translated from the coding sequence ATGACGAAACCCATTATTTTAACAGGAGACCGTCCAACAGGTAAACTACATATTGGACATTATGTTGGTAGTCTAAAAAATAGAGTGTTACTACAGGAAGAAGATAAGTATGAGATGTTTGTTTTTTTGGCGGACCAACAAGCGCTGACAGATCACGCCAAAGATCCTCAAACGATTGTAGAGTCTATTGGGAATGTTGCCTTGGATTACCTAGCAGTTGGATTGGATCCAAGTAAATCAACTATCTTTATTCAAAGTCAGATTCCAGAGTTGGCTGAGCTATCTATGTACTATATGAATTTGGTGTCACTAGCTCGTTTGGAGCGTAATCCGACAGTAAAAACAGAGATTGCTCAAAAAGGATTTGGGGAAAGTATCCCGACAGGTTTTTTGGTTTATCCAATTGCTCAGGCAGCGGATATTACAGCCTTTAAGGCTAATTATGTTCCTGTAGGAACAGACCAAAAACCAATGATTGAACAAACTCGTGAAATTGTTCGTTCCTTTAATAATGCTTATCATTGTGATGTATTGGTGGAGCCAGAAGGTATTTATCCAGAGAATGAGAGAGCAGGACGTTTGCCAGGCCTAGATGGAAATGCTAAAATGTCTAAATCCCTCAATAATGGTATTTATCTAGCCGATGATGCCCATACTTTGCGTAAAAAAGTCATGAGTATGTATACAGACCCGGATCATATTCGGGTTGAGGATCCAGGTAAGATTGAAGGAAACATGGTTTTCCATTATCTAGATGTTTTTGGTCGTCCTGAAGATGCTCAAGAAATTGCAGAGATGAAAGAACACTATCAACGTGGTGGTCTTGGTGATGTGAAGACGAAACGCTATCTACTCGAAATACTTGAACGCGAACTTGGCCCTATTCGTGAGCGCCGTATCGAATTTGCTAAGGATATGGGAGAAGTGTATAATATGCTTCAAAAAGGGAGTGAGAAAGCTCGCGAGGTTGCAGG